Below is a window of Cytobacillus firmus DNA.
AATTGACGGGGGCCCGCACAAGCGGTGGAGCATGTGGTTTAATTCGAAGCAACGCGAAGAACCTTACCAGGTCTTGACATCTCCTGACAACCCTAGAGATAGGGCGTTCCCCTTCGGGGGACAGGATGACAGGTGGTGCATGGTTGTCGTCAGCTCGTGTCGTGAGATGTTGGGTTAAGTCCCGCAACGAGCGCAACCCTTGATCTTAGTTGCCAGCATTCAGTTGGGCACTCTAAGGTGACTGCCGGTGACAAACCGGAGGAAGGTGGGGATGACGTCAAATCATCATGCCCCTTATGACCTGGGCTACACACGTGCTACAATGGATGGTACAAAGGGCTGCAAGACCGCGAGGTTAAGCGAATCCCATAAAACCATTCTCAGTTCGGATTGCAGGCTGCAACTCGCCTGCATGAAGCCGGAATCGCTAGTAATCGCGGATCAGCATGCCGCGGTGAATACGTTCCCGGGCCTTGTACACACCGCCCGTCACACCACGAGAGTTTGTAACACCCGAAGTCGGTGGGGTAACCTTTTGGAGCCAGCCGCCTAAGGTGGGACAGATGATTGGGGTGAAGTCGTAACAAGGTAGCCGTATCGGAAGGTGCGGCTGGATCACCTCCTTTCTAAGGAATATTTACAAGAAACGTGACGTTCTTTGTTCGTTCAGTTTTGAGAGTTCAATCTCTCAATGAAAGATTCGTTCTTTGAAAACTAGATAATGATTATGAAGAAGCAATAACCGAGTAATCGCCATTTTAGTGAATTCTCTCTATGTTAAATAGAGTTAAAAACCTTTGATACTGTTCATCTTCGATGAACCAGTCAAATACGGTTAAGTTAGAAAGGGCGCACGGTGAATGCCTTGGCACTAGGAGCCGATGAAGGACGGTACTAACACCGATATGCTTCGGGGAGCTGTAAGTAAGCTTTGATCCGGAGATTTCCGAATGGGGAAACCCCCTATCCGTAATGGGATAGGATCCTTACCTGAATACATAGGGTATGGAAGGCAGACCCGGGGAACTGAAACATCTAAGTACCCGGAGGAAGAGAAAGCAAACGCGATTCCCTGAGTAGCGGCGAGCGAAACGGGATTAGCCCAAACCAGGAGGCTTGCCTCCTGGGGTTGTAGGACACTCTATACGGAGTTACAAAGGAACGAGGTAAATGAACAGGTCTGGAAAGGCCGGCCAGAGAAGGTAAAAGCCCTGTAGTTGAAACTTCGTTCCCTCCAGAGTGGATCCTGAGTACGGCGGGACACGAGAAATCCCGTCGGAAGCAGGGAGGACCATCTCCCAAGGCTAAATACTCCCTAGTGACCGATAGTGAACCAGTACCGTGAGGGAAAGGTGAAAAGCACCCCGGAAGGGGAGTGAAAGAGATCCTGAAACCGTGTGCCTACAAGTAGTTAGAGCCCGTTAATGGGTGATAGCGTGCCTTTTGTAGAATGAACCGGCGAGTTACGATTACATGCGAGGTTAAGTTGATAAGACGGAGCCGCAGCGAAAGCGAGTCTGAATAGGGCGAATGAGTATGTGGTCGTAGACCCGAAACCAGGTGATCTACCCATGTCCAGGGTGAAGTCCAGGTAACACTGGATGGAGGCCCGAACCCACGCACGTTGAAAAGTGCGGGGATGAGGTGTGGGTAGCGGAGAAATTCCAATCGAACTTGGAGATAGCTGGTTCTCTCCGAAATAGCTTTAGGGCTAGCCTCATGTAGTAAGAGTCTTGGAGGTAGAGCACTGTTTGGACTAGGGGCCCCCATCGGGTTACCGAATTCAGACAAACTCCGAATGCCAAAGACTTATCCATGGGAGTCAGACTGCGAGTGATAAGATCCGTAGTCAAGAGGGAAACAGCCCAGACCACCAGCTAAGGTCCCAAAGTATACGTTAAGTGGAAAAGGATGTGGAGTTGCTTAGACAACCAGGATGTTGGCTTAGAAGCAGCCACCATTTAAAGAGTGCGTAATAGCTCACTGGTCGAGTGACTCCGCGCCGAAAATGTACCGGGGCTAAACGTATCACCGAAGCTGTGGATTGACATCTTTCGATGTCAGTGGTAGGAGAGCGTTCTAAGGGCGTTGAAGCCAGACCGCAAGGACTGGTGGAGCGCTTAGAAGTGAGAATGCCGGTATGAGTAGCGAAAGATGGGTGAGAATCCCATCCACCGAATGCCTAAGGTTTCCTGAGGAAGGCTCGTCCGCTCAGGGTTAGTCGGGACCTAAGCCGAGGCTGAAAAGCGTAGGCGATGGACAACAGGTTGATATTCCTGTACCACCTCTTTACCGTTTGAGCAATGGGGGGACGCAGGAGGATAGGGTAAGCGCGCTGCTGGATTAGCGCGTCCAAGCAGTTAGGCCGGTAACGAGGCAAATCCCGTTACCATACAGGCTGAGCTGTGACGGCGAGGGAAATTTAGTACCGAAGTTCCTGATTCCACACTGCCAAGAAAAGCCTCTAGCGAGGGAAAAGGTGCCCGTACCGCAAACCGACACAGGTAGGCGAGGAGAGAATCCTAAGGTGAGCGAGAGAACTCTCGTTAAGGAACTCGGCAAAATGACCCCGTAACTTCGGGAGAAGGGGTGCTCATTAGGGTGAATAGCCCTGATGAGCCGCAGTGAATAGGCCCAGGCGACTGTTTAGCAAAAACACAGGTCTCTGCGAAGCCGCAAGGCGAAGTATAGGGGCTGACGCCTGCCCGGTGCTGGAAGGTTAAGAGGAGAGGTTAGCGCAAGCGAAGCTTTGAATCGAAGCCCCAGTAAACGGCGGCCGTAACTATAACGGTCCTAAGGTAGCGAAATTCCTTGTCGGGTAAGTTCCGACCCGCACGAAAGGCGTAACGATCTGGGCACTGTCTCAACGAGAGACTCGGTGAAATTATAGTACCTGTGAAGATGCAGGTTACCCGCGACAGGACGGAAAGACCCCGTGGAGCTTTACTGTAGCCTGATATTGAATTTTGGTACAGCTTGTACAGGATAGGTAGGAGCCTGAGAAGCCGGAGCGCCAGCTTCGGTGGAGGCGTCGGTGGGATACTACCCTGGCTGTATTGAAATTCTAACCCGCGCCCCTGATCGGGGCGGGAGACAGTGTCAGGTGGGCAGTTTGACTGGGGCGGTCGCCTCCTAAAAAGTAACGGAGGCGCCCAAAGGTTCCCTCAGAATGGTTGGAAATCATTCGCAGAGTGTAAAGGCACAAGGGAGCTTGACTGCGAGACCTACAAGTCGAGCAGGGACGAAAGTCGGGCTTAGTGATCCGGTGGTTCCGCATGGAAGGGCCATCGCTCAACGGATAAAAGCTACCCCGGGGATAACAGGCTTATCTCCCCCAAGAGTCCACATCGACGGGGAGGTTTGGCACCTCGATGTCGGCTCATCGCATCCTGGGGCTGTAGTCGGTCCCAAGGGTTGGGCTGTTCGCCCATTAAAGCGGTACGCGAGCTGGGTTCAGAACGTCGTGAGACAGTTCGGTCCCTATCCGTCGTGGGCGCAGGAAATTTGAGAGGAGCTGTCCTTAGTACGAGAGGACCGGGATGGACGCACCGCTGGTGTACCAGTTGTCTTGCCAAAGGCATCGCTGGGTAGCTATGTGCGGAAGGGATAAGTGCTGAAAGCATCTAAGCATGAAGCCCCCCTCGAGATGAGATTTCCCATAGCGTCAAGCTAGTAAGATCCCTGAAAGATGATCAGGTTGATAGGTCAGAGGTGGAAGCGTGGCGACATGTGGAGCTGACTGATACTAATCGATCGAGGACTTAACCAAGTCATTGGTAGATTCTCGGCAAATGCTTCTTCATACATTATCTAGTTTTGAGGGAACGAAGTTTCTTCAATCAAATAGTCCGGTGGCGATAGCGAGAAGGTCACACCCGTTCCCATACCGAACACGGAAGTTAAGCTTCTCAGCGCCGATGGTAGTTGGGGGCTGTCCCCCTGTGAGAGTAGGACGCTGCCGGGCAAATGAAAGAGCACCTGATGGGTGCTCTTTTTTTTGTGTAATTATAGGTATCTGAATCAGTTAGACCCTCCATTTTATTGAAAAATGCATATTTGCGTCAGGCTCAAATTATATGCGCCACTCCTTATTCCGCCGACTGTTTTAAAAGTTAAATCTGTTCTCTTCAAAGACAAATTGCCCCAAATGTAAGATAAACTTCATAATATGTTAGATAAAAATGAAACTTGTTAGATATACTTACAAACTTGTTAGATAAAAGTCCATACATGCTAGATAATCTCCAAAACCTGCTAGATAAACCTGTTACGAACCTCTCTCCTTCATATAGCCTCAATAAGATCCATAAACAGATAAGCCGTTTCATTCCACTCGAAAAAGGATAACCTATACACAAAGAATCAATTTTTGAAAAAAGGTTATCAAAAGCCAATTTCTTTTGTACAATAGTGACTTAATGGGGAGAGGACACTCATTTGCCTCTTAATTCCCTATGAAGGAGGACTTGCATTGCTGGAAAACAGTTTTATTATGGTCGCTATTATTCTGATCATTAATATCGTATATGTATCATTTTTTACCATCAGGATGATTCTGACGCTTAAGGGGCAGCGTTACCTAGCAGCTTTTATAAGCACCATCGAAGTTGTTATCTATGTCATTGGACTGGGGCTGGTTCTGGATAACCTGAATGAAATACAAAATCTGATTGCTTATGCAGTCGGTTATGGAATCGGCGTTATTGTCGGCATGAAAATTGAAGAGAAACTGGCTCTTGGCTATATTACCGTAAATGTAATTACAAAGGAATATGACAGAGACCTGCCAAAAGCTTTAAGAGAGAAAGGGTATGGCGTAACCAACTGGGCTGCCAATGGACTTGAAGGCGATCGGATGGCCCTGCAGATCCTGACACCGAGAAAATATGAATTGAAGCTTTATCAGACGATTAAAGAACTGGATCCTAAGGCCTTCATCATCGCTTATGAGCCAAAAACAATTCATGGCGGCTTCTGGGTGAAATCTGTTAAGAGAGGAAAGTTATCTCAATGAGCAAAGGCAAGAACAAAATGTCATTCGAAGTTCAGGAAAATGAAACGATTGACCAGTGCCTGGAAAGAATTAAAAAGGCAGGATATATACCTGTTAGAAGGACTGAGAAGCCTATTTTTAAAGAAGTTAAGACAGGCGGAAAGGTCGATTATGAGCCGGCTGGCCGGCAGATTGTTTTTGAGGCAAAACGAGTAGAAGATTAAAACACGAACATTAATTGTCTGACTTTTAGTATTGTTCGATTTTTCAATTGACAGAGTATCAGGTATGTTGTTAATATGGTGGTAGTTAATAAAACGTGAATAAACCCCTCGTATAATAATGGGAATAGGGCCCATAAGTTTCTACCCGGCAACCGTAAATTGCTGGACTATGAGGGAAAGCTGATATGCCCGGCATGTAGAAGGAATGGTTCCTGCCGTTTGCAGGTGTCTTCCTTACGGTTCTTTTTAGCCCGGACAGATTACTTTCTCTCGTATTAAGAGAAGGGTCTGTGCGGGTTTTTTATATTGGAAGATTTGGAGGAGAAAGAATGAGCGTACAAGCAGCAGTCATTATGGGAAGCAAATCAGATTGGGAGACAATGAAGCACGCTTGCGGAATTCTGGAAGAGCTTGAAATCCCCTATGAAAAAAAGGTTGTTTCAGCCCATCGGACTCCAGAT
It encodes the following:
- a CDS encoding NETI motif-containing protein — protein: MSKGKNKMSFEVQENETIDQCLERIKKAGYIPVRRTEKPIFKEVKTGGKVDYEPAGRQIVFEAKRVED
- a CDS encoding DUF2179 domain-containing protein translates to MLENSFIMVAIILIINIVYVSFFTIRMILTLKGQRYLAAFISTIEVVIYVIGLGLVLDNLNEIQNLIAYAVGYGIGVIVGMKIEEKLALGYITVNVITKEYDRDLPKALREKGYGVTNWAANGLEGDRMALQILTPRKYELKLYQTIKELDPKAFIIAYEPKTIHGGFWVKSVKRGKLSQ